tcatcaaaaatagaatttttataATCCGCGGCGGGTTAATGTTATTGAGTTTTTATCCTGTAATTCTCTCATTTGGATGGCAGATAAATAGAACGTAAGAATGCATGCATGGGGATATAAACGAGAAAAAAACTCATCAGAGTGAGTGATAAATGTGCGAAAAAGGAACTTGCCAACATGCAAAGACATCTTGCGAATAGTGTCAATTGTTTATTGTTGTTCATTGAATAGTTTGGTTGTATAGATAGAAAGtcggaaagtttttttttgtaatggagGATCACACCGAAGAAACAAATGATATGATCGAAATGCTAAAGTCTGAGGTTTTGCAATCACAGCAAATTGTAGTACTAGGATGTAGAGATGATAAACGGGATAATAGTATGCAACAACAGAATGATCAGAACAAGTCAAATGCTTCGGAATCGCTTGTTGAGATACAGCATGCAACTGCTTTGACAAATAACAATTCACCAGCCAATATAATTATGTTAAATCAAGGTTTTCCAAATTCGGACGATCCCTCAAATAAGTTGCATCATCAAATGCGCCATGTCCATATACCCTACATACTAAACGGTGAACTTTACCAGATTCAAACACAAGATGGTGAAAATGTGACAGTTAAATGCTGCCACTGCCCCCCTGATCGGGTATATAGAGGTAGCGTGCGATCAACGGGAAACTTCCATATGCACATAAAGGTGAGTATTATTGAATCGTTGTGTCTAGTAATGCTGCTGATTTGAAGACAAATGAAGTTCTTTGAGAAGTGTCCAACCACATACTGTTACAAAGGACAAAACTGTttaagtaacaaaaaaaaaccgttttaaataatttgatttattcccatgaataatttttttttactagcttctaaattttccatttattttgtcttttttaGCGACGTCATCCTGATTTATTGGAAAAGCTGCACGATATGAAAGTTAATGCTCTTTTGGAAAGGCGTGATCGTTTAATACGCAATCGAAAAATTAACTCACGCAACAACCGAAACAGACTTAACTCCCTAGGCATTACCACATCAACCCCTAATAACAAGGAAGATCCTAAATCGAATTTGGTACAACAACAAGTGCAATCTTCGTCTCCGGCAGACAATTCCACTTCCGAGTTGAGTTTATTGCACACGCACAAGTTGAAAATCAAAACTGTATTCCAGAGACATCAAATGCAGCAAAAAGAAGCAGCAGAAATGCGCGATGCTAGCGTGAGTATCATttcaattaatgcgcctttgatAAGATTTTGGCAACGAAAAAGAACACCCCACTTGGCAATATCGGGAAGATTTTTGCAAGAGTTCCAAATATTAATCTAAGATCATAGACATTCTGTTATaatcaagagccggtgccacccggcctcttaCTGCGACTCCCACCAAAACCGATGATTGACCACAACTGCAATTGCAGTTTCCCCATCTATCTACGAAGCGTTCAACCATCCCCAACCAGTGGGCGAACCCGGTAGCTCTCATCTGAGCCCACCTTGATAACGATGAATACCATACATGTCAGTGCCCAAAGTTCCAATCTGTGCGGTGcttatagttatcccgtgctcGGACCTTCCGTTCGTATATCATATTGCACAAATGAGGAAGtttaaaatattcaaagaaGCTGGAAGCCCACGTCTGAAAGTCTTGTGCCGTCCTATCTTAGTTATTTACTGTGTCAGCTCCTTCAGATAACTTTCATATGACTTCTTATTTCACTCTACTTAAATTAACTTTTCCAAACTATTCTGCAGTGTCTTGAATAGTCTTCATTGTTATACTTATGTACATGTCCGCTCGGCGATTTTTAAGCGACACCATGTTTATGTGGGAAAAATGCAAAACTAAACTTCCACTTTATGTCAGTTAAACAATTcaaatttctttctttgtaTTATGCCTAAGTGTTTCGAATTTgcaagaaataaaaatgttacCCACAGCCAAGCCTTTTACAAATTTGCCGTTATGTTTTAAATATCTTAGCCCCCTTATTGCACAGCCCCACATATCTAATAGGCCACACATCTTTATTCGTGTTCTCATTTTTCTATGTTACTCTCTTCTGTTTAGTGGAACCATGCGGATTATGTTGTGCTGCCCATAACAAATATGGCAACCAGCGGCCAAGCCACAGATGGTCCCATAAATTATAGTTTGAAATCTCAAGAGAGAATGGAAATacttgaacaacaacaacaaccaacgtGTGTATCGACACAAATTTTAACACAACAacagccatcatcatcatcccatCAACAGCAACACGTAAGAAGTGCTCACAATTGATTAAATAACGGCTTTCTTTTACTCAAAATCAcattttctcttcttttttggTAGGTGGATATTGCTCTTACAAATGCGGTCGAATGTGTTAACATACCCACAGccacaaaaacacaaacaacaaatgtTTTTGAATGTACCACCAATAATGAATATGTTTACGAAAACCAACAGAATAATATAAGTAGAGACTTGTCAACGGCGACAACAGCCACACAGTCCTCATTGTCGTCCAGTGAATTAAGTACATTTTCATCGGTAAACAACAACactaataataaaaacaatggCAACCCAGTGGTATTTCATCAACCGCATAAT
The genomic region above belongs to Stomoxys calcitrans chromosome 5, idStoCalc2.1, whole genome shotgun sequence and contains:
- the LOC106095837 gene encoding protein kinase 4, with the translated sequence MEDHTEETNDMIEMLKSEVLQSQQIVVLGCRDDKRDNSMQQQNDQNKSNASESLVEIQHATALTNNNSPANIIMLNQGFPNSDDPSNKLHHQMRHVHIPYILNGELYQIQTQDGENVTVKCCHCPPDRVYRGSVRSTGNFHMHIKRRHPDLLEKLHDMKVNALLERRDRLIRNRKINSRNNRNRLNSLGITTSTPNNKEDPKSNLVQQQVQSSSPADNSTSELSLLHTHKLKIKTVFQRHQMQQKEAAEMRDASWNHADYVVLPITNMATSGQATDGPINYSLKSQERMEILEQQQQPTCVSTQILTQQQPSSSSHQQQHVDIALTNAVECVNIPTATKTQTTNVFECTTNNEYVYENQQNNISRDLSTATTATQSSLSSSELSTFSSVNNNTNNKNNGNPVVFHQPHNGYASHHHQTLSIIKPEELLTPFEHQAIDLTLHTDSGIYSNSNESVTNNNSQNSTTENRAGSQHTPHSHTPQTTHCENNCQKWQELLIHVESSLRDIQHEMNIRNQIESNRMFLDIAKFKFLHPSFQFNW